In a single window of the Bactrocera dorsalis isolate Fly_Bdor chromosome 2, ASM2337382v1, whole genome shotgun sequence genome:
- the LOC105226648 gene encoding synaptic vesicle glycoprotein 2B, which produces MDENVGSTTPTSDNRKADFEQAMNLTGFGTFNLLLLIVGTFATCAASFETTTMSYILPIAECDLKMTLFDKGILNGATYAGMISSAVIWGYLADTIGRRKVLIYGFLIDAVCVLCSSLSQNFEMLVAFKFLGGFIVNGPGAVLLTYLTEMHGSAHRPRVLMVYGMVMSLATLIMPLLAWAIFPQDWEFVLFNYLIIHPWQIFLAVCSLPSIISGLGLIALPESPKFLMSQGRNAEALLAFQKIYSINKRTSRSAYPVKELVEEVPNRISNVNELIFTVENKPVKQKYKREPRTFSQAFKEGMKQIKPMFTKPLLGHSIHAYAMQFCILLGLNTVRLWLPQLFASIAEYEALDNGESSSANLCAILEYSVNKTSVITDFHDSCSNLPNVSIDLYVNNIVVSSAGVVAYCFAGITVRAIGAKNLLIYGLLISGTLGISLYWSVNGLSTLIISSVFLSVAGVSTSSLLGVVLALFPTSLRSLVVAIAMMFGRLGALTGNMLFPVFMEMGCIQPFLMIGGVLLAAGALSFILPDTEEMSLK; this is translated from the exons atggatGAAAATGTTGGGTCTACAACACCAACAAGTGATAACCGAAAAG CCGACTTCGAGCAAGCCATGAATTTAACAGGTTTCGGGACATTCAATTTATTGTTGCTCATAGTTGGTACATTTGCGACTTGCGCTGCCAGCTTTGAAACCACCACAATGTCGTATATACTTCCAATTGCTGAGTGTGATCTTAAAATGACACTTTTTGATAAAGGAATTTTAAATGGAGCTACATATGCCGGAATGATATCGTCGGCTGTTATTTGGGGCTATCTCGCAGACACAATTGGAAGGAGAAAAGTTCTGATTTATGGTTTTTTAATAGACGCCGTTTGCGTCCTTTGCAGCTCTTTGtcgcaaaattttgaaatgcttgttgcatttaaatttttgggCGGCTTCAT CGTGAATGGTCCTGGTGCAGTACTATTAACATATTTAACTGAAATGCACGGCTCCGCCCATAGACCACGAGTTCTTATGGTTTACGGGATGGTCATGTCTTTGGCAACACTTATAATGCCACTATTGGCTTGGGCGATATTTCCACAAGACTGGGAATTCGTATTGTTTAACTATTTAATAA TACATCCGtggcaaatatttttggcaGTATGCAGTTTACCAAGTATAATCAGCGGATTAGGACTAATTGCGTTGCCTGAAAGTCCTAAATTTTTAATGTCTCAAGGAAGAAATGCTGAGGCCCTCCTAGCATTTCAAAAGATTTATTCTATTAATAAAAGAACAAGCAGAAGTGCTTATCCA GTCAAAGAGCTGGTTGAGGAAGTTCCGAATCGTATCTCGAATGTTAATGAGCTTATATTTACTGTAGAAAACAAACCAGTTAAGCAGAAATACAAACGTGAGCCCAGAACATTCTCCCAAGCTTTCAAGGAAGGAATGAAGCAGATTAAGCCTATGTTCACAAAGCCGTTATTAGGTCACTCCATTCACGCGTATGCGATGCAATTCTGTATTTTACTTGG TTTAAATACTGTTCGACTGTGGTTGCCTCAACTTTTTGCATCGATCGCTGAATACGAAGCTCTAGATAACGGTGAATCAAGCTCAGCGAATCTATGTGCAATTCTAGAGTATAGTGTTAATAAAACATCAGTGATTACAGATTTCCACGACTCCTGTAGTaac tTACCAAACGTGTCAATAGATCTATACGTTAATAATATTGTCGTATCGTCGGCTGGTGTAGTAGCATATTGTTTTGCTGGTATTACTGTGCGAGCTATAGGAGCTAAAAATTTACTAA TTTATGGACTCTTAATATCTGGCACTCTCGGCATATCGCTCTATTGGTCGGTAAATGGTCTTTCCACACTTATTATATCATCTGTGTTTTTATCAGTGGCAGGGGTATCAACATCATCTCTATTAGGAGTGGTACTTGCTCTTTTTCCAACTTCTTTGAG ATCACTGGTGGTTGCAATCGCAATGATGTTTGGTCGTCTGGGCGCTTTGACTGGAAATATGCTGTTTCCTGTTTTTATGGAAATGGGATGTATACAACCTTTTCTAATGATCGGCGGTGTGTTGCTTG CTGCTGGTGCTTTATCTTTCATTTTGCCAGACACGGAGGAAATGTCCTTGAAGTGA